From one Dama dama isolate Ldn47 chromosome 32, ASM3311817v1, whole genome shotgun sequence genomic stretch:
- the LOC133050392 gene encoding beta-defensin 106A-like, which translates to MRTSLFLFAVFFFLAPARSGFFDEKCYKLKGKCMESCQINEELVGLCHKSLKCCLALQPCGINKEGS; encoded by the exons ATGAGGACGTCCCTCTTTCTCTTTGCTGTCTTCTTCTTTCTGGCCCCAG CCAGGAGTGGATTTTTTGACGAGAAGTGCTACAAGCTTAAAGGGAAATGCATGGAGTCTTGTCAGATAAATGAAGAACTTGTAGGTCTCTGCCACAAGTCTCTGAAATGCTGTTTGGCACTCCAACCGTGTGGGATAAATAAGGAAGGCAGTTAA
- the LOC133050391 gene encoding beta-defensin 105-like — protein sequence MVPSRKVFYFVLAFFFMLAQFPSGCQAGLQYSQPLSAGDTSPCEPCWLGRGRCRKMCKENEKIVGNCKVNFFCCRRRIM from the exons ATGGTGCCGAGCAGGAAggtgttttattttgtcttggcCTTTTTCTTCATGTTGGCTCAATTTCCGTCAG GGTGCCAGGCAGGACTCCAGTATTCCCAGCCACTCTCAGCAG GTGATACGTCTCCCTGTGAGCCGTGCTGGCTCGGTCGGGGCAGATGCAGGAAGATGTGCAAAGAGAACGAGAAAATTGTCGGAAATTGCAAAGTGAACTTTTTCTGTTGCCGACGGAGGATCATGTAA
- the LOC133050390 gene encoding beta-defensin 107A-like produces the protein MPGAMKTFFLMFAAMILLAQIFSAPRSLQRQIRCLKMDGRCEIECLSFEDKIGGCRAELTPFCCRKKSQ, from the exons ATGCCTGGAGCCATGAAAACCTTCTTCTTAATGTTTGCTGCCATGATTCTTCTTGCTCAGATTTTCTCAG CCCCAAGAAGCCTTCAAAGACAGATACGCTGTCTGAAAATGGATGGTCGCTGTGAAATCGAATGCCTCTCCTTTGAAGATAAGATTGGGGGCTGCAGAGCTGAACTGACACCATTTTGCTGCAGAAAAAAGAGTCAATAA